GACGCGGGAGAACGCGCTCCGGTCGCTCCAGGAGGGGCAGCTGGTCGTCTGTTATCCGGGCGGCGCGCGGGAGACCTTCAAACGCAGTCAGGGCCGCTACCAGCTCCGGTGGGAGAGCGCGCTGGGCTTCGTCCGGCTGGCCATGCAGGCCGGGGTGCCGGTGGTGCCCTTCGCCGGCTTCGGGGTGGATGACACCTTCTTCTGGCCTCCGGACGAGGACCGGTGGTGTGTGCGCCTGGCCGCGGAGGACAAATACCGCATGCCGTTGGTGATGGGATTGGGGCCCCTGCCGCTGCCAGTTCAATTAACCTTCGCCGTGGGTGAACCCCATGAACCGCCGCCGTCGGGTGCGTCGGAGTCACGCGTGCGGGCCTTCCGCGACCGCGTGGCCGCCAGCGTCCGGCGCCTGCTGCTGAGGGCCTGCCATGCTTGATACCGCCTCCACTCCCGTCCCCGCCCCGCCCCGCCCGCCGCCGCCGCTGGTGCCGGACGTGGAAGACATCCAGCGCGGGTATGAACGGCTGGACTGCGAGGAGCGCGTCGTCCGGGGCACGGCGGTGCGGCTGTTCACCTTCCCTGGGGGCAACAGGGATGTATCACGCACGGTGGTCTGTCTTCCGGGGCTGGGCGCCAGTGG
This DNA window, taken from Corallococcus exiguus, encodes the following:
- a CDS encoding lysophospholipid acyltransferase family protein; translation: MFRFAEGGAALSARYHRARLVGAEHLPRHGPLLLVGNHGVWGYETPAFFHLLHRATGRYPLGLAERGFFKIPLVRTVLPWLGGVEGTRENALRSLQEGQLVVCYPGGARETFKRSQGRYQLRWESALGFVRLAMQAGVPVVPFAGFGVDDTFFWPPDEDRWCVRLAAEDKYRMPLVMGLGPLPLPVQLTFAVGEPHEPPPSGASESRVRAFRDRVAASVRRLLLRACHA